Below is a window of Shewanella khirikhana DNA.
TGGGTATGGGTGTGCAGTGGGACAAAACCGACATGACAGTGCAGCAGATGGTGGATGAAGGCGTTCGCCGCGCTTACACGAACCCGGATAACCCGCTGCGCGCATCCATTGTTGCCGACCCCGCCGGTGCCCGTAAAAACACCAAAGACAATACCCCATCTGTGGTGCATATCGACATGGTACCAGGCAACCATGTGGAAATGGCCATTGCCGCCAAGGGCGGCGGCAGTGAAAACAAGTCCAAGATGGTGATGCTGAACCCATCCGATGATATCGCCGCCTGGGTTGAAAAGACCCTGCCAACCATGGGCGCCGGCTGGTGTCCTCCTGGTATGCTGGGTATTGGTATCGGCGGCACCGCCGAGAAAGCCGCTGTAATGGCCAAAGAAGCCCTGATGGAGAGCATCGATATCCACGAGCTGATGGCCAAAGGCGCTGAAACCGCAGAAGAAAAGCTGCGTCTGGATATTTTTGAGCGCGCCAACGGTTTGGGTATTGGTGCCCAGGGCCTGGGCGGCTTGACCACAGTGCTGGATGTGAAAATCAAATCAGCGCCAACCCACGCCGCCTCCAAGCCGGTGGTGATGATCCCCAACTGCGCCGCGACCCGTCACGTACACTTCCACCTGGATGGCACAGGTCCTGCCGATCTGTCACCGCCAAGCCTCAGTGACTGGCCACAAATTACCTGGGAAGTGGGCGAGAGCGTGCGCCGCGTAAATCTGGATACAGTGACTCAGGCCGACATCGAAACCTGGAAGAGCGGTGACACCCTGCTGCTGTCTGGTAAGATGCTCACCGGCCGTGACGCTGCCCACAAGCGCATTCAAACCCTGATTGAGTCGGGCGAAGGTCTGCCGGAAGGCGTGGACTTCACCGGCAAGTTTATCTACTACGTCGGCCCGGTCGATCCGGTTGGCGACGAAGTAGTGGGTCCTGCCGGCCCAACCACAGCCACCCGCATGGATAAGTTTACCGATCTGATGCTGGATAAGACC
It encodes the following:
- a CDS encoding fumarate hydratase — translated: MSENHSPVVIKQADFIESVADALQYISYYHPKDFIDAMAEAYEREQSAAAKDAIAQILINSRMSAEGKRPLCQDTGIVTCFVKVGMGVQWDKTDMTVQQMVDEGVRRAYTNPDNPLRASIVADPAGARKNTKDNTPSVVHIDMVPGNHVEMAIAAKGGGSENKSKMVMLNPSDDIAAWVEKTLPTMGAGWCPPGMLGIGIGGTAEKAAVMAKEALMESIDIHELMAKGAETAEEKLRLDIFERANGLGIGAQGLGGLTTVLDVKIKSAPTHAASKPVVMIPNCAATRHVHFHLDGTGPADLSPPSLSDWPQITWEVGESVRRVNLDTVTQADIETWKSGDTLLLSGKMLTGRDAAHKRIQTLIESGEGLPEGVDFTGKFIYYVGPVDPVGDEVVGPAGPTTATRMDKFTDLMLDKTGLMGMIGKAERGPATVESIKQHKAVYLMAVGGAAYLVSKAIKHARVVAFEDLGMEAIYEFDVQDMPVTVAVDAQGVNAHETGPAIWKVNIQNAKA